The sequence below is a genomic window from Ipomoea triloba cultivar NCNSP0323 chromosome 2, ASM357664v1.
TTCGGCCTAGTGTTAATTAAATACACCAATAAgtctactttaatttattttttttgcatggaTTTTTGTGCTAGTAAAtcagaattgtttttttttttttcatttatgtgGAATATTTTAATGGCTTTTATAGAATAATCGCAATTTGCATTCTCTTGGAGTCTTGGCAATGTGATTTGCTGTTTGACTTGTATAGCGAGCGGCCAAATTTATAAATACATGTGTATAAGTAAAAGGTTGATATAATTGAAGCATGAGtctaatatcaaattaaaatatgtgcTCCATCTTAATTAGAAgactaaactgatagttggactgtacatttatgtttatattatatttatgctcaacagaTATAACTTGATCATAAGGGTAAtggatttaaaaaatttgaagtgaaattaatccatttttaattaatgaatctaAAAATAAGGCTTAatagtgggaaaaaaaaaagcataaactTTGCAAGTTAGGACAATTTCAAACTTTTTTGAAGTTAGGAACTATATACaaactagttttacacgcgacTGATTTAATgttcaatatttgtatttaaataagtaatttaaagtatataaatgcaagattatatatgaaaaattcattataattgacattaaaagtaatgtttaatttgcacttttctaaaaacaattatataaatacttaTTATAGTTGACATGGTATTAGGTGGTAGCTAGGTATTACTTTTGGTTGGAACTATTCtaagttttattaattcatttttagaTAGATTTATCATTGTCTTCGTCTTCATTGATTGTCCGctattatttttgttggtagtgtttCATGTGAAATTAGATTACTAGTGCTAGTttgtaaaaatatcatttttggtctaattaattttattacattaaataaataaatagatgcATGGATGCCTCCCTCATAGTGGATTTCACCATTGAATTGAATCTCATTGACTTGATTACAtgcatttgaatatttgatctaGTTTCAATTTAATTCTCTTTGAATAAAGAAaccaaacaaataacaaatattattattcctttcAACAACAACACACATAGCAAACCATTCATACAATATAGAAGATAAGAAACACAACATACTACATGAAGCAAGATTGAACAACACCAACAACATTTGCAAACAATCTGGTCATAATGCCGCCTCTTGGAGGAGTATTGACAATGGAGACAAGCTACGAGTGAGGTGATCACGATATATATTGTCATCCAATCAGCACATCAATATACTTCTCCATGAATGAGTTTAACAGCACAGATTTAgtcttattgataattattataataatatttttatataattataggGATGTATGGACATCCCTATTTATATTGTGGCAGGCTGAACCAAGGTGACAGTGATGAGAGACTTGAACTTGACTTGAGAAAATGTGTAAATATCATTATCCTTGTAGATAAGGAATATTGCACGTGCCAAATTCAGGACTCGTAAGAGGACCTTCATTGGAACAGGTAGCGGATGAAGGCATTCTTGATTTATATCTTTCCATGCTCTTGAAATTAGTTTTTCAATCCCAACATAAGCCTCTTCTTTCGACACATTGTACCCTTTCATGTAACACTCTACTGCAGAAGCTACATGGCCCCTCTCCTGCTCAAACTGCACAAAGTGTACATCTCTACAATTATTAATAACTCCATTCACAAGTACCAAACTCAAGTCATTATATTGCTTTAAGGtgatcaaatttttaatttttattccttTCACTTGAATTATATGAGATCGGTAAGAATAATATAAAGTATCGGTGTTTTGTAagcaatataattatgtatcTGTATTATTTGGATTACCTCATGTCCAATCATGTCATCCATTAATCTGCAAATTGAGCAGGTAGCTTTGACTGCAAGAGGCTCACTTGTAACCCAGTCGAGAACTTCCTTGGTTATAATATCCCCCATGCCCACCAAACAAGTCGTTGCAATCATCATGTAACAACTTGACACCAGTGAAACTTTCAAGTACTCTTCAAATGGTGGAACATGTTTGGTATAAAACCACATGAATTCTTGATAGTATGTTCTGATTTGCTTTTTCatctatacaaaaaaaaaaaaatccatattaattacttgttccttgtttttatgtatgtatatgtgagGGACGAGCGCATCAGGTACAAATTGGTACGTGCATGGCCGTACAAATAATAGTAGAATTTTTACAATTTCTAattgcaataatatatattacgtaAATTTAATTTACCTCTCCAATTGCATAAGAGACATGAAACAGTTTATTTTCCTTTGCCATCACTTCTTCCATTTCAGTAGTAATATCTAGAATTGCAAGATATATCTTCTTCAGGTATTGTGGTACTTCATCAGAGGCACTTGTCTCAAACCTACACATcaacaatataatgttatttcACCTTGATAAATATGTCAAGaagctttttttatttttatttcttaattaaaaattattatgagaTTCGtaattttgaacttttgaagCATGTTCTTAATTTGTTGGAAGAATACACACACAAAGGCCGTACCTTTGGATAGCATTTGTGAAAAGTTGGAGTTCATCCTTGGTCCCATAAACATCATAAAGATCGTCTAAAACCGACCATATACAAATGATTTGAGTTGTTATTCTTCTACTAAAGTGGTATTGCGGCTCAAAGTATACTCCCAGTATCCAAAAGTAGCATTCTGCCAATCTGTCTCTTGCGAAGGGCAATGTTTTTGGGACATCCAAATCTTTCCACCACCTATATAGAATAGCGCGAGGtaggtaattaattaaaaccCTAATTAAGTGATTAAACAAAGAGTTTATTCCATTTGATTCATCaattatgataattttttacttttaagtcatAGGCTGTGATGTATGTTTTACTTTTATTCTCAGCTCGTCaattttaaactaatttaatcaaggttgataattaaaaattgaaatcttgcTATAACCATGAGACTAAAAAAAGTAGGATAAATTCGCAAAAACAGACTAACTTTGTGATGCCACTTAGCTCTCGTTGATGCACTTTTTGCAGCAAGTTGAAATCCAACTTGGCAAATCTCAATAACACTTTGTTATGAGTTTGATCTTGTTGATAAATTTGCATGTATTCCTTGGCTCCCACCCTTGGTAAGGTCCGCCGGATGGGCAGTTTTAGGGCATGAGTCACTTGAGCTGCCTCGAACTTGTTCAAACTAGGCAACATCGACTCGAGGTGACCTGTAGTGAACGTTAATGCTTCATCTAAAGTGGTTTCCCCAGGCAGTCCAAGATACGATGCCTCGTACAAGCTTAACATTCCTTCTACATCCTTGGTCAGCGAATCCTTAAACTTTCCGTCCTTGTCCAAGAATTTCTCAAACACACCTTTGTTTTTTAGTCAACAGTGAAATATAAGTCACCATATGTAATAAAACTAAACATAGTACTATATGCATGGTACAAAAAATTACTCCTATATAATAACATCATTAGGTGTGTGACAATATAATATTCTTctccctttttaaaaaaaaagaaatttcttttcaaaaatagtAACTTATTACCACATGAAATATGGTGCCCTTCTTGTCTGAGTAATCGAAAACGAAGAGCAACTACATAAAGGTTATTCTCGCCATCTCCCTTGTTGCAATTATCGTAGTTGTCAAATATGTATTGTATTGATGCTTCTATTTCATTCTCGAAATGGTAATCCACTCCTAAACGTTGGATCTTGTCGACTAGCTCTAGTTTCTCCAGGGATGCAAGAGGGGCTGCAATAAGCAGTTTTCTTACCTCTTCTTTCAGTTGTTGGACTTCTCGTTCTTCTGACGGATCAATTTCCTTTACAAgtaacacaaaaaaaatgttagcatttttcttgaaaaaggttatatatatatatgtagatatatttCAGCtcaggtatgcataaatgcacaaTATACGGTTCAAAAATGTACAAATGCACATAAACTATTACACGAATGCACACAGACTAAGTTGAGTGCAATTCAATTTGCCCAGCATGAATGCGCACAAACTACTATATGTTTTCGTGTAGTAACTTGTGTACATTTACGAAGGGACTCACGGgaacaggtatatatatatatatatatatatattttgaaattagtaaaattacatatatatatatataccgtgaGTTTGGAATCATAGGCAAGAAAATAATCTCCCCAGACAGTTGGATGATAGGTTACAGAGCGACGACCAGATGAATTGCCATTAACATCCATTTCTGATCTGTAATTTCTTTCTACTGAAGTTTAGATAGGGTCGAGTGTTGATGATTATGATGAGTATTGATACAATGGAAATCTCGCCATTTTTATAGTGCTATTTTGGCATGATACACGCCAAATGGcttgatattttttaaaaattaaggagGGTGTATTACATAACATGTTTGAAAGGTCATTTCTGTCTGAACTCTGTGGCAACAGACAAGTTAGAAAAGTTGgttcagttttcaaaaaaaaaaaaaaaaaaaaaaaaaaaaagttggctCATAACATGTTTGACACTCACACTTTACTTAAAATTGGTTTGTTTCATCTTGAGTGTATTAGAAGCAATTGAACCGTAGATTTTCTACGATACAATGGATTATTATGAATATATTTGATcggtcaaatttataatttttaagaaaCTCGAAAAAAATGAACACTTCCTAATTTAATATGAATTgttgaaaaaattttaaaagaatagAGAGTTTCGTAGAAAGTGAAATTTAAGAGTGTAAAAAGTTCTTAAATATTGCTAAAAAATAAGTTCAGTGATTTCTTGCTTAATTCATGATCCGTGATGCACACCTTCCTTAAAACCAATTCATTTCATCACCTAGCTAGAACATTAAAGTGGCTATGATGATGTTTTCACCATGTCCTTTGAAAATTTGGAGCTCAGTTGTGGTATATATGTTACTTATGCTTCGTGGTCTTGCTGTCATAACTCATTTAACAATTTTCTCTCAATGCTAACTtcatatgcaaaataaaaaaaaaagctttatgaGCACCCATTTATTCTGATTAACAGTTTAATTGTTATAAGTTTACTATTGTAATTCGCCCTTTACTAAGTTTACTAAAGATTAATATAGTTAACTTTTTAACTTGTTAAATTTTATCAAGAAAGAGATTAGAATTGGATTTTGGATACTTGAATTATTTTGTTATGATCATTTTCTGATTTTCAAAATTCAGAATTTCATAAGGGCATTAAGCAAGTTCAACATTTTAGTATTTGATatcaatttgtatatatattccattttaatatttgaagggttccattttgtgtttttaatttgtaaacgagttaattccatttgtGAACCCGTCTGGTGCTCTCGCCTAGGTGTTTTTGCCCTCCCTGACCTCACTCCCCCAAAAAGAATCATTAAATGCAGGCGTTAAAagcaagaatataatataattgaaacCCTAATTTACCAAATTTGTTATGAAAGTGCAATTTCATCATAATCTACCTCTTTAATAATACCAATTTCCAACATTTGTCAACAAATGGATCAAACAAATTACACTTTGAGTGTACTTTTATAATTCTGTCAcgttatattcttgattttcaTTTAATTGCCATATTTAGTcctccttttaaaattttgttatttcatCACTTAATAAATATGACTAATatgaaatttcattattcaattAAAAGAGTTTACAAGAGATGGGGAGAAATTACATGTTGAGGCAAGTGGCTTAAACAATAAATTACTACATGTTAGCCATCCCTATTAGATGatgaaataacaaaattttaaaaggatgactaaatgtgacaaacaaatgaaaataaatggtttaatgttgaaattttttaaaagtaggACTAAACGTGATAATGTTACTATAGTCATAGACTAATAGTGGAATTTAATCAATAACTTTAGtttcaatttgaaaattaaaattttaactgtcaataattaagaaattaacttGACTATACCCACAACTCATAAATCAAATGGTTTTATTTCTGGTTTACTTTATTATGATCTTTTACTGGCTAAGATCAAAAGGCGAGGTTTTCTCAGTACACACTATCTTATAGTAGTTACACGTTTACCTCAtcactaaaaaaatgttttaatttctcttttaattcctacacaaaatttaaatttagcgATGGATAATAAAGGgaaatatcataatttttttagaagACACAACAGAACATTTGGTAATATTTTCACCAATTGAAATTGCCTTACATTATAAAAGCCGAGCTATCGCGTTCACTTTTCAAGTAATTGAATTGAGAattgctacttttttttttttttttgggtggggtGGGGGCTATAAAAGTGTTTCTTTTCGGCAAATACTTAGTTTTCAACTTAGAAGTATTTTCTTCTCATCGAAATGTGATATTTCTGCGAGAGATATACATGTTTATGAGTTTAcggcaaaaaagaaaaaaaatcatcatcaaTCTCACACATACAAGAACTATTGATATCAATTTCTTTCTGTCCATAGAAGGTTAATGAATGAAGGAATTATCAAGgcatttggttgggaggagggaattagggggctGGAAAAGAATTAAATGCAATCTCCTTTGGACAAAAAGAGCAAAGACATGATAAAACTAACAACTTAGAAATATACAAACTAAACTAAAATTTTTgccatgtttttattttatttttttaaaatctatttcaatcaattttttaaatgattattCAATAATGTAAAATGTAATAAATGAAtgtgatggatatatatattaagaatggATCCTGATCGAAGAAAATTGACTCGAATAAGATGGAGAGCTAACTCGGACAAGCAAGGTTGGCTCAAGGTGGACAAAGCTGACCACACGAGCTCGGCCATGACTTGGGCTCAACCATTATGATCCGCTACAACATTAGAGACGGAGGCCACGAAGAGGCTAGACAAGCAAGGTCAGCCTTCGAGGTCAGCCTCCAGGGTTGGCCTGAGGTCGACCTTTGTAGTTGGCCTTAGTGGTCGGCTTCTGACGGTAGTTGGGCGAATACCTATTCTCATGAGTCACACTATTTTCGTGGAGTTTGTTAGGCTTATTACTTTAAATAAGCATCATTTGTTCTCATTTAggacatcttcatcttcatccttgtCTTATTATTATCTACAATCATCTTGTAAATCTTTGTTTCCGTGACTCACATATCTTGTCGAGTTAATTGATTTAGGCTACCCGGATTATAATTGTTTACTATCTAAATTAACAGACCTCACagtaaattaattatgtacaaTCATGTCTAATACATACTAAaatagaaattattattttaatattttaaatatatgaacattgtccattttaattatacaaaaacCCTGAATTGTGTACATACTCCAATTAAGGATGGAACAACAATGTTTCAATAGTGACTTGTATTTAGGATTTTATGCACcctaaaaaaaaagagtaaaaagggcttagatttattaattattataatagtgACTTGTATTTAGGATTTTAGTTACcctaaaaaagtaaaaagggcttagatttattaattattatatcattgaggttgaattgttgaaataattaaattatactagGAAGGCCGCTGCTAATAGCTTTACTCCATAAAAAGATTATTTTAAGTTGTATTATCATCACATTGAATATTATtcttataaaataatgaatattaagAGAGAAACTTGCAAGCTAGACAATCgatattaaatttgaattagttTAAAAGTGATCAACATAGCAAATTctatacacaaaaataaaaagtaaaaaaaatgtcatttatgaGAAACATAACATATCTAGTTATTAACGAACCCATATTATGAGGGGAGATTTAGAAAATCTTTTGAATATGGACgaaaaattacaacaaaaagagatagttcaaaaaataaaattgaaacacTTAGAAGTATAACCATAAATATTGTTCGATGTGTGctgaaaataagtaaaatggaatacttttaaatcaatatgtaaaagtattatattttctcttaaaagtattacattatttACCATtgtaagtaataaaaattttattcttgattagtattacatttgagtatataagtatgacatgtgtgcgtataagtatcacattttcacattgacccgactcgtctcacggtgagacggtctcacagaagtttttgtcattttcatGAGCCATTTGATTAATCATTTGCAAGCTATTCACATACTTGTGACAGAAAGGTGAATTTACGCACAAGAAGCCCCCATCATTTTAGAGACTAAATTTTTACTCACTGTGAACAAGGAATCCTCTTATTTGAGAGGTTACTTTGACATTACCGCTGGTAAGACTCAATCcttaatcatttcaattctaaCAAATTTCACCCCTCTGTGACCAATTGAGTTGCCCATGTAAATAGTTGTTCACATACTTGTTCTAGAAGGGGTCTTAGAGATTTAGCAATAGTATCAATGTTAGAGAAGTTCATATATTGgtgagttttaatttttttttaaaattcatattttatatatccAAATAAACTTATAGATATTCCAAGCACATTCTGCTTAGTTGGCACTTTAGTAGCTCTTTTCGAGACAATGTTACATGATCAAATTTTGGATGGTGgagtattaactctttaaactataaacaaatagaaaaagtggaaaagaaaaagaaaaactaaaaaaaaaaagatagaaaaagtatattaaacgtatactaccttgtaatagagttgatagtacttaaaaaaaaaacttataaatataggtaaaaatgtaaaattgataTCCTTCCTCTGGTCTTATAtcattttatattcttgcctttTTGGCAAGTGGTATTACTAGCCACCATCTgactatatttaattttaacaatatatatgcaactataaaatttttatgctgatgatattatttggtacaataaaatatactccgtatcataTTTGGTTGTCTTATTTTACTCACTACAACTAGACAAATCTTACTTTTACATTGTAAGATTACATTGAATCTAAATGATATTGACATGTCTGTTGGATAAAATCTAATATCCACAATTCATCACCGATAGTAGTAATAATCCAtgtaaaaaaaatcaagataagGGGTAACCTCATTCAAGCTAAATTGGATAATGATAttaacttgtaaccacaaggtaaCGAGTTTGAATCTCAATCCTCTTGATTTGAGTCGATTAGCAATGTGCAATATagattggtttacctccttgtggtcctttgccgaaTAAGGTCACAAGACGGGATTTATCCAATAAAATGTACACCCTCGGATAGTGACTGCGGGTTTCCCTTATCACCTAAAAAAGAAAGGCatgtgtaataattttaaaaaaataaaaatgcatttATACAGTTCAAGCTTATATTCATTTCTATTAAAATGGGAGAAAGACATCTTCAAAATAGcttcatttttcaattctaaattttatgagtgaaaataccaattttggtcccacaattattagtaaaatgacaattttggtccacatgtttaatttctaccaattttggtcccacgactattgttttagtaccaattttcatccacgactattgttttagtgccaaaattcatcgcgccggtcactcatccgtttaaaacgtgcaaaaatctaaaattgctAATGGTATTTTCGTCCTAttcaacttaatatctcaatttgagcatgaataaattgatttaagttctaagatcgatcaaaatttGCAGTTTTTCTTCGCCGGAGGGGATGGGCTCTTATTCAATGGGCTATTAGACTCAGATAGTGGGCTGCcaaatttacaataataatttgggaaaaagaaaaccaaaacactagaaataataataaaaagtccATTacctaattattttaaaaagaactAATAAAATACACAcactaacaaattaaatattacctattaattataaaaattaactaaattaataataaaaataacactcattattgttcattttaggcaaattatgctgtggacccaggtccaccttgcaaggtggacctgggtccaaaactacgtcgtttttgtctttttttttttcttttaattagtaaacatattgctgaatatagagttgtccaaaaatgtgtgaatgtagagtatagaaatcgtgaatgtagatttatgattgtgtgaatgtagaattgcctagaaatgtgtgaatgtggaggtttcaaattgtgaaactggagtatagaaatcgtgaatgtaaagttatgcatgtgtgaatctgtaatagaattaagaagttctagcaacttgtagccctgtaatgtgtgaatgtggagttctcaagttgtgaatatggagtataggatctgtgaatatagagttttgaatgtgtgaatgcataacagtggtaatatagttactaaacatataattctgtaatgtgtgaatgtggagtttacaaagtgtgaatgtagaatatcatataatcctgtaatgtgtgaatgtggagtttacaaagtgtgaatgtagagtatagtgtatgtgaatgtagacccagatccaccttacaaggtggacctgggtacacggcataacaacccttcCTTTTAGATGTGGGCTCACGAGCACTACACTAAGATTTTCGCTAGCGTGTAGGCAAAGAAGATTACCATACTCTTCTGCATTTAAAATATGCTACGGAGAAAGAACTGACGCAACATAGGGCTACTTCGGTGGTGAAATGGGTGTGCGATATGATTGGCAAATCTAACTGAAAAGATAACTGAAAGCTTAAaaatagctgaaaactgaaaagctataaacacgaagctgaaatctgaaaagctgttaagctagctgttatgcttaaaagtatttggtaaacttaattttttgataagttgtaaaaagactaaaaaggacatcttcatacaatttaaatagttttaaatttaaatagatttgtttatatattaaaatataaaatagtgaaatcaatatattttaataaaatataaagagaacatatatttgaaaacttataaattaaaacaaaatgtttataatttataagattagttcatacaaaaatcaatgttcaaacacaaatgtcaaattgaaattacaaccaaacatattgaagagaaaaagtaaaaaaggtttagccaaaaaggttttaattgggaagggtaaatgatgtcatttctttaaaataataaggttaaagatggaaaaaaaagttaagaagctactagcttattttgaaacgctaccttaggtagcgttcaaaaataaactgttattttaagctactagcttattttaggaacattaccaaacatagcttatagcttattagtagtttaaaataagttataagctcctaaataagctctgacAAACAGAGTCGTAGTAGTGCTTCCCGTTGTCGGtgtaattgtaattgtaatatGCACATATAGTATATCATTTAATATACCATTTATAGTGtgcatatttataaatttatatagtaatttCTTCTACCTTCTTTATATATTACTTGTCTTCACTAGATATTCATAAACTATGAAAACTattaattgaagaaaaaaatgatttatcaaacattataaatcaaaatacaatgttcaTTAGTGATGACAAATTACAATTCTTGCCatagtttttcttttattagCTACATTTACTGCCAATTCTTCAAATTAAAtctatctttaaaaaataaaaataaataaataaaaaccttcCTAACAAATATTACTATTATTCCATTCAACatcaacaacaaatatatgAAACCAATAATTTGGATCATATAATATACAAGAAAGGAAGCACACCATTCACCATACTACATGAAGCAATACCAATTAAACAACACCAGCAATGATTACACACAATTTATTCAAAATGCCTCTTGGTGGAGCATTGAATAGCGGTAGAAATATAGTACttatgataattatattttcatatattacaACCGGTGTTTTATATTGTTACGGGTTGAACTAAGATGGTATTGATAAAATACTTCAGCTTGACTTGAGAAAATGTGTAATTATCTTTATCCTTGTACAAAAGGAATATAACACGTGTCAAATTCATAATTCGCAGGAGGACCTTCATTGGAACTGGTGTTGGATGAAGGCATTCTTGATTCAGATCTTTCCATGCTTTTGAAATTAGTTTTTCAATCTCAACATAAGCCTCTTGCTCCGACACATTGTACTCTTTCGTGTAACACTCCACTGCCGAAACTACA
It includes:
- the LOC116005891 gene encoding (-)-germacrene D synthase-like, with the protein product MDVNGNSSGRRSVTYHPTVWGDYFLAYDSKLTEIDPSEEREVQQLKEEVRKLLIAAPLASLEKLELVDKIQRLGVDYHFENEIEASIQYIFDNYDNCNKGDGENNLYVVALRFRLLRQEGHHISCGVFEKFLDKDGKFKDSLTKDVEGMLSLYEASYLGLPGETTLDEALTFTTGHLESMLPSLNKFEAAQVTHALKLPIRRTLPRVGAKEYMQIYQQDQTHNKVLLRFAKLDFNLLQKVHQRELSGITKWWKDLDVPKTLPFARDRLAECYFWILGVYFEPQYHFSRRITTQIICIWSVLDDLYDVYGTKDELQLFTNAIQRFETSASDEVPQYLKKIYLAILDITTEMEEVMAKENKLFHVSYAIGEMKKQIRTYYQEFMWFYTKHVPPFEEYLKVSLVSSCYMMIATTCLVGMGDIITKEVLDWVTSEPLAVKATCSICRLMDDMIGHEFEQERGHVASAVECYMKGYNVSKEEAYVGIEKLISRAWKDINQECLHPLPVPMKVLLRVLNLARAIFLIYKDNDIYTFSQVKFKSLITVTLVQPATI